The Saccharomyces mikatae IFO 1815 strain IFO1815 genome assembly, chromosome: 13 genome has a segment encoding these proteins:
- the RRN9 gene encoding Rrn9p (similar to Saccharomyces cerevisiae RRN9 (YMR270C); ancestral locus Anc_8.825), with protein sequence MSDFDEEGQIETQIDAPIEDIIRDSELTTTTADKETLKSANELLDSQEHSHRIDLSLHLYSAYLLKRLLYRANEKKHFYEVNQFVKTQIKDNWTSWPNPNTIIDPHVDKLYEDIPESVESVTMQPGEVSNKALIHASDMMRVELAAQWQRYLFKSALEHNVTLDVDELNIPNEISQHILVKLDSLFEGLHDKIAKENEFDVRQDTHSNNIKVKQIDDEPVQANRRIKFTYHDLISRGCEMNEDMTEIYMKSLELYNDIPEKFKRRKFKLPKQILKKYSQPKKTSSYLKVLLSKTREDYIPVEKLLKDKRLTSKDKSKLQRLNRQETEDAMNKRTFFQVKGYSADENEISDYDLEDCLIKLPSGNY encoded by the coding sequence ATGAGTGATTTTGACGAAGAAGGTCAAATCGAAACCCAGATCGATGCTCCCATCGAAGACATTATACGGGATTCTGAACTTACTACCACAACTGCTGATAAAGAGACTTTGAAGTCTGCAAATGAATTATTAGACTCTCAAGAACACTCACACAGAATCGATCTTTCGTTGCATTTATACTCCGCCTATCTTTTAAAGAGGCTACTATACAGGgcaaacgaaaaaaaacatttttaCGAAGTGAATCAGTTTGTGAAGACTCAAATTAAGGATAACTGGACCAGCTGGCCTAATCCTAATACGATCATTGACCCTCATGTAGACAAATTGTACGAAGATATACCGGAAAGTGTCGAAAGCGTGACTATGCAACCGGGAGAGGTATCAAACAAGGCTTTAATTCACGCCTCAGATATGATGAGAGTTGAGCTAGCTGCTCAATGGCAAAGATATCTCTTCAAGTCAGCATTGGAGCATAATGTAACGCTAGATGTGGATGAATTGAATATACCAAATGAAATATCTCAGCATATTTTAGTTAAACTGGATAGCCTATTCGAGGGATTACATGATAAAATAGCTAAAGAGAATGAATTTGATGTAAGGCAAGATACACACTCTAACAATATAAAAGTGAAACAAATAGATGATGAGCCCGTACAGGCCAATCGACGAATCAAATTCACATATCATGATTTAATTTCAAGAGGATGTGAAATGAATGAGGATATGACTGAAATCTATATGAAATCATTAGAATTATATAATGATATTCCAGAAAAGTTtaaaagaaggaaatttAAACTGCCCAAGCAGATTCTGAAAAAGTATAGTCAACCAAAGAAGACTAGTTCATACTTGAAGGTGTTATTGAGCAAAACAAGAGAAGATTATATACCAGTGGAAAAGTTACTAAAAGATAAGCGGTTGACATCAAAGGATAAATCCAAGCTACAACGCCTAAATCGCCAAGAGACAGAAGATGCCATGAATAAAAGAAccttttttcaagtcaAGGGCTACTCAGCGGATGAGAATGAGATCTCTGATTATGACTTAGAAGATTGTCTCATAAAGCTTCCCAGTGGCAACTActaa
- the PPA2 gene encoding inorganic diphosphatase PPA2 (similar to Saccharomyces cerevisiae PPA2 (YMR267W); ancestral locus Anc_8.820): MNMSVLRMNALVAKSRAMERLKQTLNILSVRNHRQFNTIQQGSKYTLGFKQYVTLSNGEVASFFHDVPLALNESEKTVNMIVEVPRWTTGKFEISKELRFNPIIQDTKNGKLRFVNNIFPYHGYIHNYGAIPQTWEDPTVKHELGNDAVSLEGDNDPLDCCEIGSDVLEMGSIKKVKVLGSLALIDDGELDWKVIVINVNDPLSSKINDIGNVEKHFPGILDATREWFRKYKVPAGKPLNSFAFHEQYINSSSTIQIIKECHKSWRKLISGSLDDKYDKLPRIERSGNGIILEDSAKPPSQVPPEVQKWYYV; encoded by the coding sequence ATGAACATGAGTGTATTACGAATGAATGCTTTAGTAGCCAAAAGTAGAGCAATGGAACGATTAAAACAAACATTAAATATCTTATCTGTTCGCAATCATAGACAGTTCAACACCATTCAACAAGGCAGTAAATATACCCTTGGGTTCAAGCAATATGTAACGTTGTCAAATGGAGAAGttgcttctttttttcatgatgTACCTTTAGCTTTGaatgaaagtgaaaagACTGTAAACATGATAGTTGAAGTGCCAAGATGGACAACTGggaaatttgaaatctcCAAAGAACTCAGATTCAATCCGATCATACAAGATACGAAAAATGGTAAGCTTAGATTTGTAAACAATATTTTTCCTTATCACGGTTATATTCACAACTATGGTGCTATACCACAAACGTGGGAAGATCCAACAGTTAAACACGAATTGGGAAATGACGCTGTGAGCTTGGAAGGTGACAATGATCCTCTTGATTGCTGCGAAATCGGCTCTGATGTTTTGGAGATGGGTTCCATAAAAAAGGTCAAGGTATTAGGGTCATTGGCTTTGATTGATGATGGAGAATTGGATTGGAAGGTCATAGTAATCAACGTAAACGATCCTTTATCTTCTAAAATAAACGACATAGGGAATGTAGAAAAACATTTTCCTGGAATTTTAGATGCTACTAGAGAGTGGTTCAGGAAGTATAAAGTTCCGGCAGGGAAACCGTTGAACTCTTTTGCCTTCCATGAACAATATATCAATTCCAGCAGCACCATTCAGATAATAAAGGAATGTCACAAGTCGTGGAGAAAACTCATATCGGGATCATTAGATGATAAGTATGACAAATTACCTAGAATAGAAAGGTCTGGTAATGGTATTATACTTGAAGATAGTGCCAAACCCCCCTCTCAAGTACCACCGGAGGTGCAAAAATGGTATTATGTCTAA
- the TMA23 gene encoding Tma23p (similar to Saccharomyces cerevisiae TMA23 (YMR269W); ancestral locus Anc_8.823): MDSKEYLISYGWKEGEAFKEGGLKRPILVKHKRDKKGLGNAPGGNDGEAWWERLFDGHLKNLDVSTDSSNGSIKFTQNEVLASAVSKSSSPLYRWFVKGKGLKGTIDNFGEKKETNFVVSSATSNKAEKKRSRSDYDDNKAKKKKLKKNKKSNDNSKTKKEKKFKKEDRKEKKSKHTSNGDDKSKHKKSKKSKSSKSIKTKKV, translated from the coding sequence ATGGATAGCAAAGAATATCTTATATCTTATGGCTGGAAAGAGGGAGAAGCATTCAAAGAAGGTGGTCTAAAAAGGCCTATACTGGTAAAGCACAAGAGAGATAAGAAGGGACTAGGTAATGCCCCAGGCGGTAATGATGGTGAAGCATGGTGGGAAAGACTTTTTGATGGACACTTGAAAAACTTGGACGTAAGTACTGATTCGAGCAATGGCAGTATCAAGTTTACCCAAAATGAAGTGCTCGCATCTGCTGTATCAAAAAGTAGCTCGCCTTTATATAGGTGGTTTGTTAAAGGGAAAGGTTTGAAAGGAACTATAGATAATTTTGGCGAGAAGAAGGAAACTAATTTTGTTGTATCCAGTGCAACTTCAAATAAGGCggagaagaagagaagcAGGAGTGattatgatgataataaggctaagaaaaagaagcttaagaaaaacaaaaaaagtaatGACAATAGCAAGACtaaaaaggagaagaaatttaagaaagaagatagaaaagagaagaagagcAAGCATACCAGTAATGGAGATGATAAATCGAAGCATAAAAAGTCTAAAAAGTCCAAAAGTTCAAAGAGCATAAAAACGAAGAAAGTTTAA
- the ZDS1 gene encoding Zds1p (similar to Saccharomyces cerevisiae ZDS2 (YML109W) and ZDS1 (YMR273C); ancestral locus Anc_8.831) produces MSNRNNEGTLRTTSNSKVTASQRDKRKSEVLIAAQSLDNEIRSVKNLKRLSIGSMDLLVDPELDIKFGGESNGRRSWSGTAYNSASTPGGTTRMNNTRYSDPTPLENLHERGDLKLESSDKGRQSNYAGSKKGVHSTSRKLNANALKKNLLWVPANQHPNVKPDNYLELVQDTLQNIQLNGSEDNNDDQNNGNKNSGSKVYDNKENDTENLNRAMSRHGTASLIRRPSTLRRSYTEFDDSEDDNGDSKTVNKVEERTSRIKERPVSLRDITEELTKISNSAGLTDNDAITLARTLSMAGSYSDKKDEAEPSNQEGHHIEEDSNAMTSQAEPSDDGEYASNMPINNNMTWPERSSLRRSRFNTYRIRQQEQEKEVEEDKEKIKDYETEHHLPLANNTSKTAIDPHKSPFRQQAEEPESMSSPGSIGDFQDIYDHYRQSSGEWEQEMGIEKEAEVVATKFEIDSLEQDLELREEPVGVIKSSSTEENKETKRHRRRNGWTWLNNKMNRDDDNEGNQRDDENEENMDSQRMERENSKRHHISLFNGSEKAEQSNKEEANSASAPTTTSQTRQKIEKTFANLFRRKPHHKHEASSSPSSSPSSSPSSIPLMPNNDAVHAPEKKVKKIGTKNGKEPVEPIVLRNRRRPQRNHHSRRGSREISVKITKDSQPQSQLQSQQQLQQQIQLQLKSEINEMEMKKNEENDSDNLPKLQPAVSVSSTKSNSRDTGEEEIKKRNEKRSNTIELSNEQHRKYVQKEKTHEQKAPCRSPSQAPSQAPGQSPSQAPIETSIETPIETPSETPSEAPAKTQAAPPLRHTSVLPPRKLTFADVKKPDKPNAPVQFTDSAFGFPLPLLTVSTVIMFDHRLPINVERAIYRLSHLKLSNSKRGLREQVLLSNFMYAYLNLVNHTLYMEQVAHDKEQQNQQQQ; encoded by the coding sequence ATGTCCAATAGAAATAACGAAGGTACATTGCGTACCACGTCAAACAGTAAGGTCACAGCTAGTCAAAGAGATAAACGGAAGTCCGAAGTTTTAATCGCTGCACAGTCCCTTGACAATGAAATTCGTAGTGTGAAAAATCTGAAAAGATTATCGATCGGGTCAATGGATTTACTTGTCGATCCGGAATTAGACATAAAGTTTGGTGGGGAATCTAATGGAAGACGATCATGGTCTGGCACGGCATATAATTCTGCTTCAACACCAGGTGGTACAACAAGAATGAATAACACACGATATAGTGATCCAACTCCGCTAGAAAACTTGCATGAGAGAGGTGATTTAAAGTTAGAATCCTCTGATAAGGGTAGACAAAGCAACTACGCAGGTAGTAAAAAAGGCGTTCATTCAACATCGAGAAAACTAAATGCTAACGCgttaaagaagaacttgTTATGGGTTCCTGCTAACCAGCACCCCAACGTTAAGCCGGACAATTACCTTGAACTTGTACAAGATACTTTGCAAAATATACAACTGAATGGTAGTgaagataataatgatgacCAAAATAACGGTAATAAAAACAGTGGTTCGAAAGTTTATGATAATAAGGAAAACGATACGGAAAACCTGAACAGGGCTATGTCAAGGCATGGTACTGCATCACTAATACGAAGGCCCTCAACATTGCGAAGATCATATACGGAATTTGATGACAGTGAGGATGACAATGGCGACTCAAAAACTGTAAATAAAGTCGAGGAAAGAACCTCCAGAATAAAGGAGAGACCTGTCTCATTAAGAGATATAACCGAAGAACTAACAAAGATTTCAAACAGTGCGGGACTAACGGATAATGATGCCATCACGTTAGCCAGGACGCTTAGTATGGCTGGTTCCTATTCAGATAAGAAAGATGAGGCAGAGCCTAGTAACCAGGAAGGACATCATATAGAAGAGGACAGTAATGCTATGACTTCACAAGCGGAACCTTCAGATGATGGTGAATATGCCTCCAATATGCCCATCAACAATAATATGACATGGCCTGAACGATCATCACTGAGAAGGAGTAGATTTAACACCTATCGAATCAGGCAAcaagagcaagaaaaagaagtagaagaagataaagaaaaaataaaagattaCGAAACAGAACATCATTTGCCTTTGGCCAACAATACTTCGAAAACCGCAATAGATCCGCATAAATCGCCATTTAGACAACAAGCCGAAGAACCTGAAAGTATGAGCTCGCCTGGGTCTATTGGTGATTTCCAAGACATCTATGATCATTACAGACAGTCTAGTGGTGAGTGGGAACAGGAAATGGGAATAGAGAAGGAAGCCGAAGTAGTGGCCACCAAGTTTGAAATAGATTCTTTGGAACAGGACTTAGAGTTAAGGGAGGAGCCTGTGGGCGTAATCAAGTCAAGCTCtacagaagaaaacaaagaaaccAAACGCCATCGCAGAAGAAACGGATGGACATGGCTGAACAACAAGATGAATAGAgacgatgataatgaaggaAACCAACGGGACGACgagaatgaagaaaatatggaCTCGCAAAGAATGGAGCGCGAAAATTCCAAAAGGCATCATATTTCACTATTCAATGGCAGCGAGAAGGCAGAGCAATCGAATAAAGAGGAAGCAAATAGTGCGAGTGCACCCACCACCACATCTCAAACAAGACAGAAGATTGAGAAAACTTTCGCGAACCTATTCAGGAGGAAGCCACATCATAAGCATGAAGCATCGTCATCGCCATCGTCATCGCCATCgtcatcaccatcatcaataCCGCTAATGCCAAATAATGATGCTGTGCACGCTcctgaaaagaaagtcaaGAAAATTGGCACAAAGAATGGTAAAGAACCGGTTGAACCCATTGTGTTGCGTAATCGTCGTCGTCCTCAACGTAATCATCACAGCCGTCGTGGTTCCCGAGAAATAAGCGTAAAAATCACTAAAGATTCCCAGCCACAGTCTCAATTACAATCACAGCAGCAACTACAACAGCAGATACAATTGCAATTGAAAAGCGAGATCAATGAAATggagatgaaaaagaatgaagaaaatgattcCGATAATTTGCCCAAACTACAGCCTGCAGTTAGTGTAAGCAGCACTAAAAGTAATTCGAGAGACACAGGCGAAGAAGAGATAAAGAAACGAAACGAAAAGAGGAGCAATACTATAGAACTCTCAAACGAACAACACCGCAAGTACGTCCAGAAGGAGAAGACCCATGAGCAAAAAGCTCCATGTCGATCCCCAAGCCAAGCTCCAAGCCAAGCTCCAGGTCAATCTCCAAGCCAAGCTCCAATCGAAACTTCAATCGAAACTCCAATCGAAACTCCAAGCGAAACTCCAAGCGAAGCTCCAGCCAAAACTCAGGCGGCCCCACCCTTGAGGCACACATCCGTATTACCGCCAAGAAAGCTTACCTTTGCAGATGTCAAAAAACCTGACAAACCAAATGCACCTGTTCAGTTCACAGACAGTGCTTTTGGGTTCCCATTACCTTTGCTGACGGTGTCTACGGTTATTATGTTCGACCACCGTTTGCCAATCAACGTCGAAAGAGCCATATATCGGCTGAGTCACTTGAAACTGAGCAATTCAAAGAGGGGACTACGTGAGCAAGTGTTACTAAGTAACTTCATGTACGCTTATCTGAACTTGGTTAACCACACTCTTTACATGGAACAAGTGGCTCACGACAAGGAACAACAGaaccaacaacaacaatga
- the SCS7 gene encoding fatty acid alpha-hydroxylase (similar to Saccharomyces cerevisiae SCS7 (YMR272C); ancestral locus Anc_8.829) — MSANTSKTLELFSKKTVEKHNTAKDCWVTYQNRKIYDVTKFLSEHPGGDESILDYAGKDITEVMKDTDVHEHSDSAYEILEDEYLIGYLATDEEAARLLTNKNHKVEVQLSSDGTEFDSTTFVKDLPAEEKLSIATDYGNDYKKHKFLDLNRPLLMQILCSDFKKDFYVDQIHRPRHYGKGSAPLFGNFLEPLTKTAWWVVPTAWLPVVVYHMGVALKNMNQLFACFLFCVGVFVWTLIEYGLHRFLFHFDDWLPESNIAFATHFLLHGCHHYLPMDKYRLVMPPTLFVILCAPFYKLVFALLPLYWAYAGFAGGLFGYVCYDECHFFLHHSKLPPFMRKLKKYHLEHHYKNYQLGFGVTSWFWDEVFGTYLGPDAPLSKMKYE; from the coding sequence ATGTCGGCTAATACTTCCAAGACTTTGGAgttgttttcaaaaaagacGGTTGAAAAACACAATACTGCCAAGGATTGCTGGGTCACTTATCAGAATAGGAAAATTTATGATGTGACCAAGTTCTTGAGCGAACACCCTGGTGGTGATGAATCCATTTTGGACTATGCTGGTAAGGATATTACTGAGGTCATGAAAGACACGGATGTGCATGAACACAGCGATTCCGCGTATGAAATCCTGGAGGACGAGTATTTAATTGGCTACTTGGCTACTGACGAAGAGGCAGCGAGATTGTTAACCAACAAGAATCATAAGGTTGAAGTACAATTGTCATCTGATGGTACCGAGTTTGACTCCACTACTTTTGTGAAGGACTTGCCAGCCGAAGAGAAACTGAGTATTGCCACTGACTACGGAAATGATTACAAAAAACACAAATTTTTGGATTTGAACCGTCCTCTGTTAATGCAGATCCTGTGTAGTGATTTCAAGAAGGATTTTTACGTTGACCAAATCCATAGACCAAGACATTACGGTAAAGGTTCTGCCCCATTGTTCGGTAATTTCCTGGAACCATTAACTAAAACAGCTTGGTGGGTTGTTCCAACAGCTTGGTTGCCCGTGGTTGTCTACCATATGGGTGTTGCTTTAAAGAACATGAACCAGCTATTTGCATGTTTCTTATTCTGCGTCGGTGTCTTTGTCTGGACTTTGATTGAATATGGTCTTCACCGttttctgtttcatttCGATGATTGGTTGCCCGAAAGTAACATCGCATTCGCTACTCATTTTCTACTCCATGGTTGCCATCATTACTTGCCCATGGACAAGTACCGTTTAGTCATGCCACCTACTTTATTCGTCATTCTTTGTGCTCCATTTTACAAGCTAGTGTTTGCACTGTTACCACTCTATTGGGCTTACGCTGGTTTTGCAGGCGGGCTTTTCGGTTATGTTTGCTATGACGAATgccatttctttttacacCACTCCAAACTACCTCCCTTCATGCGTaagttaaaaaaatatcacttGGAACATCATTATAAGAACTACCAACTGGGATTTGGTGTCACTTCTTGGTTTTGGGATGAGGTTTTCGGTACCTACTTGGGTCCTGACGCCCCACTGTCCAAGATGAAATATGAATAA
- the PRP24 gene encoding U6 snRNP complex subunit PRP24 (similar to Saccharomyces cerevisiae PRP24 (YMR268C); ancestral locus Anc_8.822): MEYAHYSRPDSKRPVDEDHPVGAILSSKKANEALTRNRELTTVLVKNLPKSYNQNKVYKYFKDCGSITHVDVADSLMKSFRFARIEFARYDGALAAITKTHKTIGHNEILVSHLADCTLWITNFPPNYTQRDIKDLFKDINIVVLSIRLPSLRYNKNRRFAYIDVTSKEDAYNSVEKLNELEIEGYKLVIKVSNPLEKSKRTDSATLEGREILVRNLNTELLDENILSDSFKQFGCIEKINIPAGQKEQSFNNCCAFIIFEEKDSAEKALQMNKTLLHDREISVSLADKKPFLERNEVKRLLSSRNSKELETLVCLFPLSDKVSPSLIRQFLQEEKSVNTNEIKKVLLVSDFNGAIILFRNGRLAAKMLMILNRSQFQGKTIRSGTITDMKRYHNNERNHNMKGSKSSHINLIQNRPTSQKKENTPNKQEQMSNDDFRKMFLGERKKPSSCSQ, translated from the coding sequence ATGGAATATGCACATTATAGTAGGCCAGACTCAAAACGACCCGTGGATGAAGATCATCCAGTGGGCGCAATATTAAGTTCGAAGAAGGCAAACGAAGCCCTAACAAGAAATAGAGAATTAACAACTGTACTAGTCAAAAATTTACCCAAGAGCTACAACCAAAATAAGGTCTATAAATACTTTAAAGATTGCGGCTCTATTACACACGTTGATGTGGCAGATTCGCTTATGAAGAGCTTTCGTTTCGCGCGTATTGAATTTGCCAGGTATGATGGAGCCCTCGCTGCAATAACTAAAACACACAAAACTATAGGTCATAATGAGATTTTAGTATCCCATTTAGCAGATTGTACGTTGTGGATTACTAACTTCCCTCCAAATTACACTCAGAGAGATATCAAAGATCTATTCAAAGATATTAATATCGTTGTTTTAAGTATACGGCTTCCCAGTTTACGATAcaataaaaacagaagGTTTGCTTATATTGATGTTACTTCTAAAGAAGATGCCTATAACAGtgtagaaaaattgaatgaACTTGAGATAGAGGGTTATAAGTTAGTTATCAAGGTCTCTAATCCGTTAGAAAAGTCGAAACGAACTGATTCAGCTACACTTGAGGGGCGGGAGATTCTTGTACGAAACCTGAATACGGAGCtacttgatgaaaatatcCTAAGCGATTCATTTAAGCAATTTGGatgcattgaaaaaatcaatatacCTGCTGGACAGAAAGAGCAAAGTTTCAATAATTGTTGCGCATTTATAAttttcgaagaaaaagattcAGCTGAAAAGGCTCTTCAAATGAATAAAACTCTGCTGCACGATAGGGAAATTTCTGTCTCCTTGGCAGATAAAAAACCatttttagaaagaaatgaagtCAAAAGGCTTCTTTCATCGCGTAACAGTAAAGAACTAGAAACATTGGTATGCTTGTTCCCACTTTCAGATAAGGTTTCGCCAAGCCTAATTAGACAATTTCTtcaggaagaaaaaagcgTCAATACAaatgaaataaagaaagtaCTTCTCGTAAGTGACTTTAACGGTGCCATTATTCTATTCAGAAATGGGAGATTGGCGGCAAAAATGCTAATGATACTAAACAGATCTCAATTTCAAGGAAAAACAATACGATCAGGTACTATCACTGACATGAAAAGGTATCACAACAATGAGCGGAACCACAATATGAAGGGCTCCAAATCCAGCCACATAAACTTAATACAAAACAGACCAACTTCccaaaagaaggaaaatacTCCCAACAAACAAGAACAGATGTCAAATGATGACTTCCGCAAGATGTTTTTAggggaaagaaaaaaaccaaGTTCTTGCTCTCAATAG